In the genome of Coraliomargarita algicola, one region contains:
- a CDS encoding urea amidolyase associated protein UAAP2, giving the protein MSNLTESTLNPEKASYREVIPAGEYWLHEIKKGQTLRILDMEGNQAADTLFYDAKDPENRYSASDTIQRQAALYLTTGTKLISSQGDELLTITADTCGRHDTVGGACSRESNTMRYAHDKEHMHACRDSFICGIQHWGPDLGKRDITCNINFFMNVPVTPEGKLTFEDGISAPGRYVEMKAERDVMCLISNCPQLNNPCNGYNPTPVEVIIWDQ; this is encoded by the coding sequence ATGTCCAATTTAACTGAAAGCACTCTCAATCCTGAAAAAGCTAGCTACCGCGAGGTGATTCCCGCCGGCGAATACTGGTTGCACGAAATCAAAAAAGGTCAGACGCTGCGCATCCTCGACATGGAGGGCAATCAAGCGGCCGACACCTTATTCTACGATGCCAAGGATCCGGAAAATCGCTATAGCGCCTCCGATACCATTCAACGTCAAGCGGCACTGTATTTAACCACCGGCACGAAGCTCATCTCGAGTCAGGGCGATGAGCTGTTAACGATTACCGCCGACACCTGCGGACGTCACGACACAGTCGGCGGCGCCTGCTCGCGCGAGAGTAATACGATGCGCTACGCGCACGACAAAGAGCACATGCACGCCTGCCGCGATAGCTTTATCTGCGGCATCCAACATTGGGGTCCCGATCTAGGGAAGCGTGACATCACTTGTAATATTAACTTTTTCATGAATGTGCCCGTCACACCTGAAGGAAAGCTCACATTCGAAGACGGCATTTCCGCTCCAGGTCGATACGTCGAAATGAAGGCAGAGCGCGATGTGATGTGCCTGATCTCGAACTGCCCACAGCTGAATAACCCATGTAACGGATACAACCCGACCCCCGTCGAAGTGATCATCTGGGATCAGTAA
- the atzF gene encoding allophanate hydrolase produces the protein MNISLDIQNLTTLYASGELSPRELCEALQKQADRVDNPKIWIHRLSPEELEPYLLRLESEDPASQPLYGIPFAIKDNIDLAGVPTTAACAAYAYTPEKSSPVVEKLIQAGAIPIGKTNLDQFATGLVGVRSPYGVPRNPLAPDRVPGGSSSGSAVALSESLVSFSLGTDTAGSGRVPAAFNKLWGVKPSKGRLSTSGVVPACRTLDCVSIFALNAADSQAVLKVAEGFDSSDAYSLPTADQSLPVSKKIGVPKPEQLMFFGDAGYEAAWSLALLELESKGWEIETIDFEPFLQAARLLYEGPWVSERTAVLQDFLASNADDFFPATHSIIAGGLNNTACDAFSASYKLAALRRESESVWQGLAAIVTPTAGGFPTLADLAADPIGPNSQLGYYTNFMNLLDLCAVATPAGETESGLPFGITWIAPRDTDKALIEIADKGPRALEADNDTLPILLFGAHMQGLPLNSQILELGGKFVAQVDTAAQYKMIYLPEPAPHRPGIIRVGEGGSSIAAEEWRLPKASLGALLSSIQQPLGLGQIELSDGRKVHGFLCEAAVAQSAQDISATGGWRGFLAQA, from the coding sequence ATGAATATTTCCTTAGACATACAGAACCTTACTACACTCTACGCATCGGGTGAATTGAGCCCACGTGAGCTGTGTGAAGCTTTGCAAAAGCAGGCGGATCGGGTGGACAATCCTAAGATTTGGATTCATCGCTTAAGCCCTGAAGAATTAGAGCCTTACCTACTGCGCTTGGAATCTGAGGATCCGGCCTCGCAGCCGCTCTATGGCATTCCGTTTGCAATTAAGGACAATATCGACTTAGCCGGCGTGCCCACGACGGCAGCCTGCGCGGCCTACGCCTACACCCCAGAGAAGTCATCACCTGTAGTGGAAAAACTCATACAAGCAGGCGCGATCCCAATCGGTAAAACCAACTTGGATCAATTCGCGACGGGCTTAGTTGGTGTGCGCAGCCCATACGGCGTGCCACGCAATCCACTCGCGCCAGATCGCGTGCCCGGTGGCTCCAGTTCGGGCTCGGCAGTGGCGCTATCGGAGAGCTTAGTCAGTTTCTCGCTCGGCACAGACACCGCGGGCTCCGGACGTGTGCCCGCCGCCTTCAATAAACTCTGGGGTGTCAAGCCCAGCAAGGGACGGCTCAGCACCAGTGGCGTCGTGCCCGCCTGCCGCACCTTGGATTGCGTTTCGATCTTTGCGCTGAACGCAGCAGACTCACAAGCCGTACTAAAAGTAGCCGAAGGCTTTGATAGCAGCGATGCCTACTCATTGCCCACAGCAGACCAATCCCTGCCCGTATCCAAAAAGATCGGCGTGCCGAAGCCCGAGCAATTAATGTTCTTCGGCGATGCGGGTTATGAAGCCGCATGGAGCCTAGCCCTACTGGAGCTCGAATCGAAAGGCTGGGAAATTGAAACCATCGATTTTGAGCCCTTCTTGCAGGCCGCCCGTTTATTGTACGAAGGCCCCTGGGTCTCTGAGCGCACTGCTGTGCTACAAGATTTCCTCGCATCCAATGCCGATGACTTCTTTCCGGCCACTCATAGCATCATAGCTGGCGGCTTAAACAACACTGCCTGCGACGCCTTTTCGGCCAGCTATAAACTGGCAGCACTGCGGCGCGAAAGTGAATCCGTCTGGCAGGGGCTGGCCGCAATCGTCACGCCCACCGCAGGCGGTTTTCCCACATTAGCGGACTTAGCAGCCGACCCGATCGGACCAAATTCGCAGCTTGGTTACTACACCAACTTCATGAATCTGCTGGACCTCTGCGCCGTGGCCACCCCCGCCGGCGAAACAGAAAGCGGCCTGCCCTTTGGCATCACATGGATCGCACCGCGCGACACAGACAAGGCCTTGATCGAGATTGCCGATAAAGGTCCGCGTGCACTAGAGGCCGATAATGACACACTGCCCATTCTCCTCTTCGGTGCACACATGCAGGGCTTGCCCTTGAATTCGCAAATTTTGGAGTTGGGTGGAAAATTCGTGGCTCAGGTCGATACGGCCGCTCAGTATAAAATGATTTATTTGCCCGAGCCCGCCCCGCATCGTCCTGGTATCATACGAGTCGGTGAAGGCGGTTCTTCCATCGCTGCCGAAGAGTGGCGCTTACCGAAGGCTTCGTTGGGCGCTTTGTTATCCAGCATTCAGCAACCACTTGGACTGGGGCAAATTGAACTCAGCGATGGTCGCAAGGTGCACGGCTTCTTATGTGAAGCGGCGGTAGCCCAATCCGCTCAGGACATTTCAGCCACAGGCGGTTGGCGCGGGTTCTTGGCGCAGGCTTAG
- a CDS encoding CARDB domain-containing protein, with the protein MKRLSSILFATLSLFALAFTGCQTAPTQIDRGYTAPAQPASTQIQWQGADNKAPAANNASNPVVSPPRQAIPATPSRGSDVIMRTNQIKVTKRVLEAASVGGSLKYRITINALDDVNNVRLTETIPAGVQFQSANPAASLAGSNANWNFPSMRKGQSQDIDITVKPTTEGNHQICSTVTVDNAFCLDFFAGQPKLDVVKKGPQSIELGEEASWTVTVTNNGSAEATNVVVTDTLPDAFTPTSNLRQPIGNLAPGETKSVTYTAKAVKQGNFSNRAVASYDGGQTGGPGQSQVASSPIAVVQSGIRVRKAGPSEAYVFKPEVFNITIENTGDTDLKNVRITDILPKGASVADNGRGRVSGNAIGWMIPNLPAGSSQLIRTEIAATRKGESTNTVKVVSANGLEASDSVTTNWLAVPGVTVSITDSKDPVRVRETTVYSIQVRNQGEFEPVSGTVTVTFNDKIKPTAVAGDAQGTINGQTVTFPRTTLEPGKDTNLSITAEGANIGPGRAVMNFSADFLNDPIISQETTNVY; encoded by the coding sequence ATGAAACGACTCAGCTCCATTTTATTCGCGACATTGAGCCTATTCGCGCTCGCCTTTACTGGCTGTCAAACTGCCCCGACCCAAATAGATCGTGGTTACACCGCTCCTGCTCAGCCGGCTTCCACGCAAATTCAATGGCAAGGCGCCGATAACAAGGCTCCGGCGGCGAATAACGCTAGCAATCCTGTCGTGTCTCCTCCTCGGCAGGCCATTCCTGCCACGCCCAGCCGCGGCTCGGACGTGATTATGCGCACCAATCAAATCAAAGTCACCAAGCGTGTGCTCGAAGCTGCTTCTGTCGGCGGATCTCTTAAATACCGCATTACGATCAATGCTCTTGATGATGTAAACAATGTCCGCCTGACCGAAACCATTCCTGCGGGCGTCCAATTTCAATCGGCCAACCCGGCAGCCTCGCTCGCTGGCAGCAATGCCAATTGGAACTTCCCTTCCATGCGTAAAGGACAAAGTCAGGATATCGACATCACTGTCAAACCAACCACCGAAGGTAACCACCAGATATGCTCCACCGTTACCGTGGACAATGCCTTCTGCTTGGACTTCTTCGCTGGCCAGCCCAAATTGGATGTCGTAAAAAAGGGCCCACAAAGCATCGAACTGGGCGAAGAAGCGAGCTGGACCGTCACTGTCACTAATAACGGCTCGGCCGAAGCGACCAATGTCGTGGTGACCGACACTCTGCCCGACGCCTTTACGCCTACCAGCAACTTGCGCCAGCCAATTGGCAACCTCGCCCCAGGTGAGACTAAGAGCGTCACTTATACCGCAAAAGCCGTGAAACAGGGCAACTTCAGCAATCGTGCCGTCGCCAGCTATGACGGCGGCCAAACCGGCGGCCCAGGTCAAAGCCAAGTCGCGAGCTCTCCAATCGCAGTCGTGCAGTCTGGCATCCGTGTCCGTAAGGCCGGCCCTTCCGAAGCCTATGTCTTCAAGCCTGAAGTCTTCAACATCACGATTGAAAACACCGGCGACACCGACCTTAAGAATGTCCGCATCACCGATATTCTGCCCAAGGGAGCCTCTGTCGCCGACAACGGCCGTGGCCGTGTTTCTGGCAATGCCATCGGTTGGATGATTCCCAACCTCCCCGCCGGTTCTAGCCAATTAATTCGCACCGAGATTGCAGCGACCCGTAAGGGCGAATCCACCAATACCGTCAAAGTGGTCAGCGCCAACGGCCTGGAGGCCTCCGATAGCGTCACCACAAACTGGCTCGCTGTTCCTGGTGTGACTGTTTCGATCACCGACAGCAAAGACCCGGTTCGTGTGCGCGAAACCACAGTTTACAGCATCCAAGTGCGCAACCAAGGTGAGTTCGAGCCTGTCAGCGGCACCGTAACTGTCACCTTCAACGACAAGATCAAGCCTACCGCCGTCGCGGGCGACGCCCAAGGCACGATCAATGGTCAAACCGTCACCTTCCCACGCACGACATTGGAGCCTGGCAAGGACACCAACCTCAGCATCACTGCTGAAGGTGCGAACATTGGCCCTGGTCGCGCAGTCATGAACTTCAGCGCCGACTTCCTAAACGATCCCATCATCAGTCAGGAAACGACCAACGTTTACTAA
- a CDS encoding urea amidolyase associated protein UAAP1, which translates to MIHSEKLHGGTMWSKVIGRGKTLRLTDIDGKANVGMLLYNALEKEERYNMPDTLKGQHIFYLTAPFCVHSDMGRLFCSITADTAGWHDTVCGCSDAALVAKKYGSKPYQEAHNDCYRDAQRAFLIELAKWDMGKRDLVPNLNWFSKVVSDEAGKLSYVPGASKPGSYIDLRFEMDTLVVLNTCQHPLDPNPEYDPGDVQLEVFKSEAPTADDACFQSRPENLRAFENTETYHKLRF; encoded by the coding sequence ATGATACACTCAGAAAAACTCCACGGTGGCACGATGTGGTCGAAAGTGATCGGTCGTGGTAAAACACTCCGACTCACGGATATTGATGGCAAAGCCAATGTTGGCATGTTGCTCTACAATGCACTGGAAAAAGAGGAGCGGTATAACATGCCGGATACATTGAAGGGGCAGCATATCTTCTATCTGACCGCGCCCTTTTGTGTGCATTCCGACATGGGCCGTCTCTTTTGTTCCATCACTGCCGACACTGCTGGGTGGCATGATACAGTTTGCGGCTGTTCGGATGCCGCACTGGTGGCCAAGAAATATGGCAGCAAGCCTTATCAAGAAGCGCATAATGATTGCTATCGTGATGCGCAGCGTGCCTTTCTAATTGAACTGGCCAAGTGGGACATGGGTAAACGCGACTTGGTGCCAAACCTTAATTGGTTTTCCAAAGTCGTATCGGACGAAGCTGGCAAACTGAGCTATGTGCCGGGTGCATCCAAGCCAGGTAGCTACATCGACCTGCGCTTCGAAATGGATACACTGGTGGTGCTCAACACTTGTCAGCACCCCCTCGATCCAAATCCCGAATACGACCCAGGCGATGTGCAGTTAGAGGTGTTTAAATCTGAAGCGCCCACCGCAGACGATGCATGTTTTCAATCACGCCCGGAAAATCTCCGCGCTTTTGAAAACACTGAAACCTATCATAAACTTCGATTCTAA
- a CDS encoding dienelactone hydrolase family protein — protein sequence MKLHALLLLLAASITNYASADTVQKTIPYQLDGVEFEGTLIYDDDADQDEPLPGILMIPNWMGPSENAYTKARMIAGDDFAVFVADMYGVGVRPSNASEAGKAAGALRSDRALMRARAQKAVDVFHALARQQPIDPNKTIAIGFCFGGGTVLELARTGTKSIQGVVSFHGDLKSPTLAADTQQIKIPALVLHGADDPYVPQADVQTFIEAMKSNEVDDWTLVQFSGAVHSFTNPEAQSDGSRYDKRTAKRAFEMMEDFADEVMGLD from the coding sequence ATGAAACTACACGCCCTCCTCCTACTTCTCGCCGCCTCGATCACAAATTATGCCAGCGCTGATACGGTGCAAAAGACGATTCCTTACCAGCTCGATGGTGTAGAATTTGAAGGCACCTTAATCTACGATGATGACGCAGATCAGGACGAGCCACTGCCGGGCATTCTCATGATTCCCAACTGGATGGGGCCCAGTGAGAACGCCTACACCAAAGCACGTATGATCGCTGGCGATGATTTTGCCGTTTTTGTCGCCGACATGTATGGCGTCGGCGTACGCCCTAGTAACGCATCCGAAGCCGGCAAGGCCGCAGGCGCCTTGCGCTCCGATCGAGCACTCATGCGAGCGCGTGCCCAAAAAGCGGTCGATGTCTTCCACGCACTCGCACGACAGCAGCCGATCGACCCAAACAAGACAATCGCCATTGGTTTCTGCTTTGGCGGCGGCACGGTGCTGGAGCTTGCGCGCACCGGCACCAAGTCGATTCAAGGCGTCGTATCTTTTCACGGAGACCTCAAATCGCCCACCTTGGCAGCTGACACTCAGCAAATCAAAATCCCAGCCCTAGTGCTCCACGGCGCAGACGATCCCTACGTGCCACAAGCAGATGTGCAAACTTTTATCGAAGCCATGAAAAGCAATGAAGTCGACGATTGGACACTGGTTCAATTTAGCGGCGCCGTACACTCATTCACCAATCCAGAAGCTCAGTCAGATGGCTCACGCTACGACAAACGCACCGCCAAGCGTGCCTTTGAGATGATGGAAGATTTCGCCGACGAGGTAATGGGGCTGGACTAA
- a CDS encoding type II toxin-antitoxin system YafQ family toxin: MLEIKDKRSFRKDYKKLKSSGKDLSKLAILIDILATGEPLAEHYIDHLLIGDYADHRECHISPDWLLIYQITETELILVRTGSHSALFG; encoded by the coding sequence ATGTTAGAGATTAAGGACAAGCGTTCTTTCCGCAAAGATTACAAAAAGCTTAAATCATCAGGTAAAGACCTCTCTAAACTCGCAATTTTGATCGATATACTTGCGACCGGAGAGCCGCTAGCAGAACACTACATAGATCATTTATTGATCGGAGATTATGCCGATCATCGTGAATGCCATATCTCGCCCGATTGGCTTTTGATCTACCAAATAACTGAAACCGAGTTGATCCTTGTCCGCACTGGCTCACACAGCGCGTTGTTTGGTTGA
- the uca gene encoding urea carboxylase: MFQKVLIANRGEIACRIIRTLNELKVASVAIYSDADCDAPHVSMATESYRIGPPAVSESYLQADKILEIAKQSGAEAIHPGYGLLSENADFAAACEAAGLAFIGPTAASMLAFGLKHEARRLAQENAVPLLPGSPLLKSLEEAKPLALEIGYPVMLKSTAGGGGIGMQICADESELVEAYDRVERLSQSHFGQGGIFLEKFVVHARHLEVQIFGDGHGHVVSLGVRDCSTQRRNQKVIEETPPANVPESVIDGLQQAALQLAKAASYRSAGTVEFIYDNDSHQYYFLEVNTRLQVEHGVTELVTGVDLVSWMVQLAAGDMSLSEESNIVPQQGHAIQTRLYAEDPNKDFQPSSGLLTQVVFPEDVRCDHWLTSGTEVSPYYDPLLAKLQVYAEDRPQAVAAIKEALDQTRLDGIETNLNYLRSVVDAEVFIKGEVVTKTLASHVYQPRSFEILRSGTMTTVQDFPGRVGYWEVGVPPSGPMDSLAFRLGNRLLGNDFDAAGLEITANGPRIQFNTTCTVVLTGAAMETQLDGESVDFYKPFEVPAGSILDIGKTTGAGVRSYLSILGGIDVPKYLGSRSTFTLGQFGGHGGRALRLGDVLYIGAEPEDASITTFADEAAVPRLSNVWDIAVLYGPHGAPEFFTPKDIETFFENEWEVHYNSARTGVRLIGPKPEWARTDGGEAGLHPSNIHDNAYAIGAIDFTGDMPVILGPDGPSLGGFVCPATIIQSERWKMGQLKPGDKVRFCCVTREEAEHLRSVHEESILTLETDFSVPNSPRIPAPQEAILHDEGEGADRIVIRQAGDAYILAEVGPMALDFKLRFHIHVLYEALKKETFEAVQDITPGIRSLQVHFDPAKVSAESVAAWIALVNAKLPPLENVTVPSRVVHLPLSWDSPSTKKAIDIYMQSVRPDAPWCPDNIEFIRRINGLDTREDVYNVVFNARYVVLGLGDVYLGAPVATPLDPRHRLVTTKYNPARTWTPENAVGIGGAYMCIYGMEGPGGYQFVGRTVQMWNRYRSTASFEPGKPWLLRFFDQIRYYPVSEDELNQMRKDFPHGRFEPKIEDGEFSLADYQAYLAENDDSIREFKTKQQAAFEDERARWKAAGLDSFVEEEVMQAEDDTAGLPAGAEPVESPVAGSVWKILLEEGATVAVGDTIAVLESMKMEIKLEAPIAGTLCAILCKEGQAVQPGQSLFGITPND, from the coding sequence ATGTTCCAAAAAGTCCTGATAGCCAACCGCGGCGAAATCGCTTGCCGTATCATTCGCACACTCAACGAGCTCAAAGTGGCTTCCGTCGCGATCTACTCCGACGCGGATTGTGATGCGCCACACGTATCCATGGCCACGGAGAGTTATCGCATCGGCCCACCAGCCGTGAGCGAAAGCTATCTACAAGCGGATAAGATTCTGGAGATCGCGAAACAAAGCGGGGCTGAGGCGATTCACCCTGGCTATGGTCTACTGAGTGAGAACGCAGACTTCGCCGCCGCCTGCGAGGCCGCAGGGCTGGCCTTTATTGGACCCACCGCAGCGAGCATGTTGGCTTTTGGACTCAAGCATGAGGCTCGCCGCTTGGCGCAAGAGAATGCCGTGCCGCTCTTGCCAGGCAGCCCTTTGCTGAAGAGCTTGGAAGAAGCCAAACCACTCGCGCTGGAGATTGGCTACCCCGTCATGTTAAAGAGCACCGCCGGTGGTGGTGGGATCGGCATGCAGATTTGCGCGGACGAATCGGAACTGGTCGAAGCCTACGATCGAGTGGAGCGTTTGAGCCAAAGTCACTTCGGGCAAGGTGGCATCTTTCTTGAGAAATTCGTGGTGCATGCGCGTCACCTGGAAGTGCAAATCTTTGGCGACGGACACGGCCACGTGGTCTCACTGGGCGTGCGCGATTGCTCGACCCAGCGTCGCAATCAAAAAGTGATTGAAGAAACACCACCAGCCAATGTACCGGAATCGGTGATCGATGGTTTGCAGCAGGCTGCCTTGCAACTAGCAAAAGCAGCCAGCTATCGCTCTGCGGGCACGGTGGAATTTATCTACGACAATGATAGCCACCAATACTACTTCCTCGAGGTCAATACACGGCTACAAGTAGAGCACGGTGTCACCGAACTGGTCACGGGCGTCGATTTAGTTAGTTGGATGGTGCAACTCGCTGCAGGCGATATGAGCCTCTCCGAAGAGTCGAACATTGTGCCACAGCAGGGCCACGCCATTCAGACCCGTCTCTATGCCGAAGACCCGAACAAAGACTTTCAACCTTCGAGTGGACTGCTCACCCAAGTGGTCTTCCCCGAGGATGTGCGCTGCGATCACTGGCTCACTTCGGGCACCGAGGTCAGCCCATATTACGATCCCCTGTTGGCAAAGCTACAGGTGTATGCGGAAGACCGTCCGCAAGCAGTGGCTGCGATTAAGGAGGCGCTCGATCAAACACGCCTGGATGGCATCGAAACTAACTTAAACTACCTGCGTTCGGTGGTGGATGCAGAGGTCTTTATCAAGGGCGAAGTCGTGACAAAGACTCTGGCCTCGCATGTGTATCAACCACGCAGTTTTGAAATCCTACGCTCTGGAACCATGACCACAGTGCAGGATTTTCCCGGTCGGGTGGGCTATTGGGAAGTCGGCGTGCCACCTTCGGGGCCGATGGATAGTTTGGCTTTTCGCTTGGGGAATCGCTTGCTGGGCAATGATTTTGATGCCGCGGGCCTTGAGATCACTGCCAATGGGCCACGTATCCAATTTAACACTACCTGCACAGTTGTGCTTACAGGTGCAGCGATGGAGACGCAGCTGGATGGCGAATCCGTCGATTTCTATAAGCCTTTTGAAGTGCCAGCCGGCTCCATCTTGGATATCGGCAAGACAACCGGTGCCGGCGTGCGCAGTTATCTTAGTATTCTAGGAGGGATCGATGTGCCGAAGTATTTGGGCAGTCGCTCGACATTTACCCTTGGCCAGTTTGGCGGTCATGGTGGCCGTGCTTTACGACTGGGCGATGTTCTCTATATCGGTGCAGAGCCTGAAGATGCATCGATCACAACTTTCGCAGACGAGGCCGCGGTCCCTCGCCTCTCCAATGTTTGGGACATCGCCGTCTTGTATGGCCCCCATGGGGCCCCCGAGTTCTTCACGCCAAAGGATATTGAAACCTTCTTTGAAAATGAATGGGAAGTGCACTACAACTCCGCGCGCACAGGTGTGCGGTTGATTGGCCCCAAGCCAGAGTGGGCGCGCACCGACGGTGGCGAAGCGGGACTGCACCCTTCCAATATTCACGACAATGCTTACGCCATCGGCGCGATCGACTTTACCGGCGACATGCCCGTGATCTTAGGGCCCGATGGCCCCAGCCTGGGTGGCTTTGTGTGCCCCGCTACAATCATCCAATCCGAGCGCTGGAAAATGGGGCAGCTTAAACCGGGCGACAAGGTGCGCTTCTGCTGCGTCACTCGTGAAGAAGCGGAGCACTTGCGCAGTGTGCATGAGGAAAGCATCCTGACGCTGGAGACAGACTTCTCCGTGCCGAATTCCCCGCGCATCCCTGCCCCGCAAGAGGCGATTTTACACGACGAGGGCGAAGGTGCCGATCGCATAGTCATCCGCCAGGCCGGCGATGCTTACATACTCGCGGAAGTGGGCCCGATGGCACTCGATTTCAAATTACGCTTCCACATTCACGTGCTCTACGAGGCCTTGAAGAAAGAGACCTTTGAGGCGGTGCAAGACATCACTCCTGGCATCCGCTCCTTGCAGGTGCATTTCGATCCTGCCAAGGTCAGCGCAGAATCGGTGGCCGCGTGGATTGCTTTGGTCAATGCAAAGTTGCCACCACTGGAAAATGTGACAGTGCCCTCGCGTGTGGTGCATCTGCCACTCTCCTGGGATTCACCTTCCACCAAAAAGGCGATCGACATCTATATGCAGTCCGTGCGCCCCGACGCACCATGGTGCCCGGATAATATAGAATTCATTCGTCGTATCAATGGATTGGATACACGAGAAGACGTTTACAATGTAGTCTTCAACGCTCGCTACGTAGTGCTGGGACTCGGCGACGTCTACCTCGGCGCACCCGTTGCGACGCCACTGGACCCACGCCATCGCTTAGTCACGACTAAATACAATCCCGCCCGCACATGGACTCCAGAAAATGCCGTCGGCATCGGGGGCGCTTACATGTGCATCTACGGCATGGAAGGCCCCGGCGGGTATCAGTTTGTTGGCCGCACAGTGCAGATGTGGAATCGCTACCGCAGCACTGCTTCTTTCGAACCAGGCAAACCTTGGTTGCTACGCTTCTTTGATCAGATCCGTTACTATCCTGTCAGCGAGGATGAGCTGAATCAAATGCGGAAGGACTTTCCGCACGGCCGTTTCGAGCCAAAGATAGAAGATGGCGAATTCAGCCTAGCTGATTATCAGGCCTACCTAGCTGAGAACGATGACAGCATTCGTGAATTTAAGACCAAGCAACAAGCCGCATTTGAAGATGAGCGCGCCCGCTGGAAAGCTGCCGGACTGGATTCCTTCGTGGAAGAAGAAGTCATGCAAGCAGAAGACGATACCGCTGGCTTGCCCGCAGGCGCAGAGCCAGTAGAAAGCCCTGTGGCTGGAAGTGTTTGGAAGATACTCTTAGAGGAAGGAGCGACAGTCGCCGTCGGTGATACCATCGCGGTCTTGGAATCCATGAAGATGGAAATCAAACTCGAAGCCCCGATTGCTGGCACTTTATGTGCTATTCTCTGTAAAGAAGGCCAAGCCGTTCAGCCAGGGCAATCACTCTTTGGTATCACGCCTAATGACTAA
- a CDS encoding IS4 family transposase, translating to MRISDSALSQRALSIGEKLIEEILPIALRPLADRERDVQAFYHAYRLVAIDGTRFNLRNTGTINEQASKVACNRGSGEPAFAHLLAVVLVELGMHQPLGTRLGWQGEGELTLARQLFAAQDLPERSLLLADRLFGYPSLIWGLWSMLRRTHSYVLVRIKSNLKAKRTRQLADGSWLVEVKAVDPSTRKKVGVLELREIYGRVCYEDQNGHRSCLQIRLWTSLLDDTTSPATELIALYAARWEEELFFRELKSHLHARGELLDALTPQTAAQEVLAMLLAAALIAKQRQSVASAAGVEPLRISFAKVLHKTAALCELLQVGADLITPQALAQWIQRLLDDLIYDAVIKKRRPRTCPRTLRQPTKDWPKTKVAQSKRVVKTIEVTNP from the coding sequence GTGCGCATCTCGGACAGCGCGCTCAGCCAGCGGGCCTTGTCGATTGGCGAGAAGCTGATCGAAGAGATACTGCCTATCGCGCTACGTCCGTTAGCCGACCGTGAGCGAGATGTGCAGGCCTTTTATCATGCATATCGGTTGGTGGCCATCGACGGGACTCGTTTCAATTTACGTAATACCGGAACCATTAATGAACAGGCTTCAAAAGTGGCTTGCAACCGCGGTAGCGGTGAACCTGCTTTCGCGCATTTGCTGGCAGTTGTCCTGGTGGAATTGGGTATGCACCAACCTTTGGGCACCCGTTTAGGCTGGCAAGGCGAGGGCGAGTTGACACTCGCGCGGCAACTGTTTGCGGCTCAGGATCTGCCCGAGCGCAGTCTGCTTTTAGCCGACCGACTGTTCGGTTATCCTTCGCTGATCTGGGGACTCTGGTCAATGCTCCGGCGCACACACAGTTACGTTCTGGTTCGGATAAAGTCTAATCTCAAAGCCAAGCGCACGCGGCAACTCGCGGATGGTTCATGGCTAGTCGAAGTCAAAGCGGTTGATCCATCCACACGCAAGAAGGTGGGGGTACTCGAACTACGTGAGATCTATGGTCGAGTCTGCTATGAAGACCAGAATGGTCACCGTTCGTGTCTTCAAATACGCTTGTGGACGAGTCTGCTCGATGACACCACCAGCCCAGCCACAGAACTGATCGCCCTTTACGCCGCACGCTGGGAGGAAGAGTTATTCTTCCGAGAACTCAAAAGCCACCTGCACGCCCGCGGAGAACTACTTGACGCACTCACTCCGCAAACCGCAGCCCAAGAAGTGCTCGCGATGCTCTTAGCGGCCGCGCTGATCGCCAAGCAGCGCCAAAGCGTCGCTTCTGCCGCAGGCGTTGAGCCCTTGCGCATCAGCTTTGCCAAGGTTTTGCACAAGACAGCCGCACTGTGCGAGCTACTGCAAGTCGGTGCAGACTTGATCACCCCGCAAGCGCTGGCTCAGTGGATACAGCGACTCTTAGATGATCTTATATATGATGCCGTTATTAAAAAACGAAGACCTAGAACTTGCCCCAGAACCCTACGACAACCCACAAAAGACTGGCCAAAAACTAAAGTTGCCCAGTCAAAACGAGTTGTCAAAACTATAGAAGTCACCAATCCTTAA